The genomic region CAGGCGCACGAGACCTGGTGCCAACTGACGGCCGGCGGCGGCGACAACACGCCGATGCTCAGCGACCGCGAGGTCGAAATCCTGAGCTGGCTGAGCCACGGCAAGTCCACCGAGGACATTGCCGAGATCATGCAGATCGCCGAGCGGACGGTGAACTACCATGTGGCGAACCTGAAGACCAAGCTGGGCGTCGAGACCCGCGCCCATGCCGTGGCTCAGGCCATGCGGCTGCGGATCATTTGATCCGGGGCCGACGTCAGCGTGCGTAGGGCACCTTCTGGACCATGGTGACCACTTCTTCCTCGAGCGTTTCCTCGAGCAGCTTCCAGAACGCCGGATAATCGGGACGCTCGGCAACCTTCTTCATCACCTCGGCATAGGCGTTCGCATCGGGAATTTCCCAGATGTCGATCACCGTGTGAAGCCGGCCGACCGTGGTTACCCACGCACCGATCAGCTTCCAGCCGTAGCTCTCGATGATCGGCACCTGTTTGGCCATGCCTTCGCAGAAGCGGTGGTAACCGTCCATGCGGACCTTCAGGGTGACGTGCAGATAAAGCGGTGATGACATGAGGCTCTCCCGGTTTCTGGCGGTCCCAAGCATGGCGCCCGCCAGCCGCGCTTTTCCAGAGAAAAATTTGCCGCGACACGCCCTCGCTTCTGCCCGCGAAAACCTGCCTGCCCGGCACGCTGCCGGGCGCCTTCCCGTCACGAGCCGCTAGAGGCGCCAGGATTCGATCACTTCCGCTGCGCTCAGGGTCTGGATCTGCTGGCTGTACCGCCGGCGATAGAGGCCCATCAGCGCATCGTGCCCCTCGTCGGAAGAGCTGCACACCGCATCGGTCACCAGATAGACCCGGTACCCCCGGTCGACCGCGCCCAGCACGGTCGCGAGCACGCAGGAATCGGTCTCGGCACCGGTCACGATCAGGCCATCCACGTTCTTGGCCTGCAACAGCCGGTCCAGCGCCGGAGTGCCGAACGCCGAGTAGGTTGCCTTGTCGACGATTGCGGCGGGCGGCACGTACCGGTCGAGGGGAGGCGCCAGATCAAGCATGCGGGCCGGCAGCCGGTCGCGGGTGATATGGCGCCAACGCCGGTAATAATGTTGCCAGGCTCCGGGCATATCCTCGGGTTCGAGCGGCGGTATGAACCGGGTGAACACGGTGCGCTCGGGACTGCGCTGCGCGATCCCGGCGGCGACTGGCAACACCGAGTCCATCCAGGGCGCGGCCCATGGCCCGCCCGGCGCGAACAGGCGCTGCATGTCGATGCACAGATGCACCGTGCGCTCGTCGGGCGGCCCAAATCCGCTGTCGGTCCCCATGCATGTGTCTCCACTGGTCTGGCCGCGTGAAAAACCTCGCCCGGCGCGGATGGTTCCTGCGGGAGCCCGCCGGAAAGCAGCTGAATGCGCGGATTGGCGCGGCCACAATATCTGTGGCCGGATCCAATGCGCCGGAACGCCAGCGCCATATGCAGTCGAATCGTCGGGAACTCTCGGTTAGTCTCGATGCCGGAGGACCAGAGCATGACCGATTCGGAAGTGGCGCGGCGTCTTTACACGGACTTCCACATCGAGGACCCGCTGTTCGACGAGCACTTCGAGGAAACGCTCGACGACTTGCTGGACGGCTGCCCAGTTGCCCGCAGCCGCGATGGCAGCGGCTATTTCGTGATCAATCGCTACGAGGATGTGTACCGCTGCGCCCGCGACTGGCGCACCTTCTCCAGCGCCGATGGCTGGATGCTGAACGCACCCGAAGGCTCGATCCCCATCCTGCCCGAGGATTCCGACCCGCCCTATCACAACACCTGGCGTCACGTGCTGAACCCCTTTTTCAGCCGCGGCAAGGTCGGCGGCCTGGAGGACTTCGCCCGGGCTTGCGCCCGCGAGTTGATCGAGGCCTTGGCGCCCAGGGGCGCGTGCGAGTTCATCGCCGACTACGCGGCCATCCTGCCGGGCCGCATCCTGTTCGAGCGCATCCTGCCGGTGCCGGTGGCCGACCTGCCGGTGCTGTTCCAGGACATCGACACCTTCTCGTTCGGCCCTGTCGAGGAGCGCGGACCGGCATTTGCCCGGGTCCACGCCTATCTCGAGGCCTTCCTCCGCGACCGCAGCGCACAACCGCCCCAGGGCGACCTTGTCGACCTGATCGTCGCGGGCGTGGACAAGGACGGCGCGCCGTGTCCGTGGGAGGACAAGGTCTATATTATCCTCGACGTGGTGTTCGGCGGGCTGGCGACGACGACGCATGTCATGTCGGGCGCCATCCATCACCTTGCGACCCATCCCGAAACCCGCGATATGCTGCGGGCCGATCCGGGTCTGATCGACGCAGTTGTCGAGGAGGTCATTCGGCTCTATCCGCCCGTGGTGGCCGCCGCGCGCACCGTGCGCGCCGACACAGAGGTGGCTGGCGTGGTTTTGAAGCCGGGCGATCGGGTGGCGCTGAACTTCGCCGCCGCCAGCCGCGATCCGGCGGCTTGCGATGCCCCCGGCACCTTCGATCCGAAGCGCAGCCAGATCGTCCACACCACCTTCGGCGTCGGCCCGCACCGCTGCCTGGGCGAGCATCTCGCGCGGCTTGAGATCAAGGTGACGGTGGAGGAATTCCTGCGCCGCATCCCGGCGTTCGAGTTGGTCCCGGGATCACCGCCTGTCTACGAGAGCGGCCAACTCCGGACCATGAAGAACCTGGCGTTGCGCTGGCCGGTCGGATAGCGCCTTGCCGGCCGGGACGCCGTGCCCGGTCCGACCGGACGTTTCTTGGAGAAGTCGCCGCCGCCGCTGGGGCCTGCGGTTCCACCGGCGCCGGGTCAGCCGGCCACGGATTGATCTGTCTCAATGGCCGATCCCTCCGGATGCGCGATACAATGAAGTCATTCAAAAGGAGTCAGATGATGCCCGAACAGCCGGTGGAACCAATTCGGGAAGCGGTAGGCGTGTTCACCACATTCGAGTCGCTTCAGAGTGCCATCGACGAGCTGCTCACGTCAGGCTTCGACCGGGCCGAGCTCAGCCTGCTGGCGGGCGAGCACGCGGTCGAGGAGAAGCTTGGCCATACCTATCGCAGGGTTGCCCAGCTTGAAGACGACGAGACCGTTCCCCGCGCCTTTTATGTGAACCCGGAATCGGTCGGCGCCGCTGAGGGCGCGCTGGTCAGCGCCCTGCTGTATGTCGGTGCCGTTGCCGGTGCGGGCGCGATCGTGGCCACCGGCGGCACGCTGGCGGCGGTCATCGCCGGTGCAGCACTCATGGGCGGCGCTGGCGGCGCCATCGGTACGGTGCTTGCCGTGGTGGTCGGCGAACATCATGCCCAATATCTGCAGGAACAGCTGGATCATGGCGGACTGCTGCTTTGGGTCAGAACCTGGGATGCGGATCGCGAAAAGCGGGCCGTCGGCATCCTCGAGAAACATTCCGGCAAGGACGTGCATGTGCACGCCATCCAGTAAGGCCCGCCACCCGCGGAAATCCAGCCCGGCCGGCGCAGTCCGTCCCATCCGAACATCAGGAGAGCGACCATGAGCAGTGCGACAGCAATCAGGGCGGTCTATGGGCCGCCGGAACCAGGGCTTCCCTATCTGGCCGTGACCATTTCACCGGCCGGCGATGTCGTCGCCACATCGCACCCGAACTTTGACGAAGCCGAGGCGCGCGTTCTCCGCAACATCACCGAATCGTCGAAGGAACTTGGCAGCGACTGATCGCCGGCGCCCGTAGCGGGAGGATTCGCACATTCAGCGCGAGATCCCCTGCGTCGGGTCGCTTTTTGGATCGGGCATGTCTGCCTCGGGCGCGGTCGGGTGGACCTCCTCCTCGGCTTCGCGCGCCGCCTCACGTTCGGGTTCTCGCAAAAAGAACTGCTCGATGCGCGCGTTGAGCACACGGGCACTTTCGTCGCGTATGGCGAATTCCTTGGACAGGTCCCGGTAGAGGGAAAACGCGATCAGGATCATCAGCAGCATGAACGGAAACGCGGTGATAATCGAGATGGTCTGCAAGCCGCCCAGCCCGCCGCTGAAGAGCAGCGCGGCGGCGAGAACGAGGATCATCACCCCCCAGAAGACACGCACGAAACGCGTCGGGTTCAGCACGCCCTTGGAAGTGAACATGCCCAGGATGAAGGTCGCCGAATTGGCCGACGTCATGACAAACATGGCGACCAGCAGGACCGTACCGGCGACCAGCATCCGGCTGGCCGGCAATTGGTCGAGCAGGACGTAGAGGCCGCTCGGCGCCTCATTGGCCACGGCGTCGGCGATACCGGCCTGCTTGAACAGCTCGAAATACACAGCCGACCCGCCGAAGACCGAGAACCAGAGCATGCTGAGCGCGACGGGGACGATCATCACGCCCAGCACGAACTCCCGGATGGTCCGTCCTCGCGAGATACGGGCGATGAAGCTGCCCACGAATGGCGCCCAGCTGAGTCCCCACGCCCAATAGAACATGGTCCACTGCTCGACCCATTGGCCGCCGGAATATGGTGACGTCACCAGGCTCATTTCGACGATGTTTCCCAGATACTCACCCAGCGTCTGGGTGAGCACGCCGAAAATGAATGAGGTCGGGCCGAGAACGGCGACCGCAACCAGCAACGCCGCCGCGATCGCCATGTTGGCGTTGCTGACGTAACGGATGCCTTTTTCCAGCGGCGTCACCGCCGTAACGAGGAACACAAGGCCCAGCCCGAGGATGATGGCGAGCTGGGTGGAATAGCCATAGTCCACATCCAGAAACCGGACGACCCCGCTGTTCAGCTGCAGGGCCCCGAGTCCGAGGGTGGTCGCAACCCCGAAAACCGTCGAGACCACGGTCAGGATGTCGATCGCCTTGCCCCAGGTCCCATCGACGCCACTGCCGATGAGGGGTCTGAAGGTCTCGCTGATCAGGCCGCGGCTGTTGTGCCGGAACCGCACATAGGCAATGGAAAGGCCGACGATGGCAAAGTTTGCCCACTGATGAATGCCCCAGTGGAAGAACGAATATCGCATCCCCGTCTGCGCCGCCTCGAAAGAGCGGGGCGTGCCGATCCCGAGGGGCGGCTCGTTGAAATGGGTCAGAGGCTCGGCCACCCCCCAGAACACAAGGCCCACGCCCATGCCCGCCGAGAAGATCATGCCCAGCCATGCGGTATACGAGAATTCCGGCGGCTCGTGGTCGGGGCCGAACCGGATGGTCCCGAACCTGGAGACGGCAAGAAAGATCGCAAAGCAGGCGAAGCCACTGGTCACGAAAAGATAGAGCCACCCGAAATTGTGGGCCGTGACATCGAGAAGCCGACTTGAAACCGCGGCGACAGACACCGGCACCAACGCCGCAAGGGCGGCAAAACCCAGGATCACGATCATGGAGACAAGGAAAACAGCGCCGACATCGCCCAGCATGCGCCGGGCAAAGTGTGACAGCATGCCGCGGCGGCGCTCGGGGGAAGACGCGGCGAGTTTGCTTCTTGAGTCGGTCAATTGTCCTGCCTGCGCAAAGCTGCGCCCGATTGAAGCCCCCGCGCTCAATAGACGGCGCGCGGAAGTGCCACCGTAGGTGATTTTGGACCGCCAGACCAAGGCGCAGGAGAGGCCGCAGGCAAAACACCGCGCTGGCTCATCAACTCAGAAAGGCGGCTGCGGAATGCCCGGACGGCGACAAGGCGTCCTTTTTGGAACTTGGCAAAAAGAAAATTCTGCGGCGCTGTGTCCGGATCGTGCCGGCCAATTTGTCCGCCGCTCCAGACAATCAATTCTGTCCGGAATGACCCATTGATTTCAGGGAAGTGTTTCTGGTGGAGCCGAGCGGGATCGAACCGCTGACCTTCGCATTGCGAACGCGACGCTCTCCCAACTGAGCTACGGCCCCTCCGACGAAACGGCGCGCACCTTGTGACGGCGCGCCCCTAAAGTCAAGAGCCGTCCACGCGCTTTCGGCAGATGCGCGGCGCCGGGTGAACAACCCTACTTGCGCGCAGACCCAAGCCCATATTAAACCAGCCTCACAACAGGCGGGAATTCCATGAACGCACTTGCGCAGCTCATCTATCTGGCCGGCCAGCTCCTGATCTGGATGCTCATCATCTGGGCGGTGCTGGGCCTGCTGATTGCATTCAACGTGGTCAACGCGCGCAACCCCTTCGTGTCGAGCGTGATGCGCTCGCTGGAGGCGCTCTTCACGCCCCTGCTGCGGCCGATCCGGCGCTTCCTGCCCACCGCGGGCGGCATCGACTTCTCGCCGATGGTGCTGATCATCATCATCTGGGTGATCCAGACGCTGCTGCTGCAGGACATCCTGCCGATGTTCATGTGATCGGCCGGGCGACAGCCGATGGGGTGGTCGTGCCCGTGCGGCTGACGCCCAAGGCGTCGCGGAATGTCATCGAAGGCCTGCGGGACGAGGCGGCGGGCGGCCGGGCGCTGGCGGTCAAGGTCACCGCCGTGCCCGAGAAGGGCAAGGCCAACGCGTCGCTGGAGAAACTGCTCGCCAGGGCGCTGGGCGTCGCCGGCGGGCGGGTCGAAGTGGTTGGCGGCACGACATCGCGGAACAAGGACGTACTGGTGCGCGGCGACCCCGCCGAGATCGCCGTCCTGCTGGAAAAACTGACAGGAGAGCTGGGTGTCTGAAGCGGCGATCATCGACGGCAAGGCGTTCGCGGCGAATCTTCGCGGCAAGGTGGCGCGGCAGGTGGCGGCACTCAAGGCGGACCACGGCCTGACGCCGGGCCTCGCGGTGGTGCTGGTGGGCGCCGACCCGGCCAGCGAGATCTATGTGCGCAACAAGCACACCCAGACCACCGAGGCCGGCATGAACTCGTTCGAGTTCAAGCGGCCGGCCGACATCACCCAGGACGCGCTGCTGGGCCTGGTGCGCGAGCTGAACGCCGATTCCCGCGTCCACGGCATCCTGGTGCAGCTGCCGCTGCCCAAACCGCTGGTCGAGCAGCCGGTCACCCAGGCCATCGACCCGGACAAGGATGTCGACGGCCTGCATGTGATCAACGCCGGCCGGCTGGCGAGCGGCCTGCCGGGCCTGTTCCCGTGCACGCCGTCGGGCTGCATGATGCTGATCGAGGACCAGCTGGGCGCCGACCTGTCGGGCAAGCGCGCCATCGTGCTCGGCCGCTCCAACCTGGTGGGCAAGCCCATCGCCCAGATGCTGCTGCGCGCCAACGCCACGGTCACCATGGCCCATTCCCGCACCGACGACCTGCCGGCCGAATGCCGCCGCGCCGACATCGTCGTCGCCGCCGTCGGCAAGCCGGACATGGTGCGCGGCGGCTGGATCAAGCACGGCGCCGTGGTCATCGACGTGGGCATCAACCGCATCCCCAAGGATGGCGGCGGCACCCGCGTGGTGGGTGACGTGTGCTTTGCCGAGGCGAAGGACCGGGCGGCGGCGATCACGCCGGTGCCCGGCGGCGTCGGCCCCATGACCATCGCGACCTTGCTGCACAACACGGTGATCGCGGCCTGCCGGCAGGCAGGGGTCGAGGAGCCAAAGGTTTAGACCATCGCCCGAGCCCAACTTCGCGAGCATAGCGACGCGATCCAGCCGTCTCGTTGACGGCTGTGCGGTGGCCTGGCCGGGTTGCTTCGCTACGCTCGCAGAACCGGCGAGTTTTTATTTCTGGTCGCGCTGCCCCAGCAGGCGCAGCCGCAGGGCGTTCAGCTTGATGAAGCCTTCGGCGTCGCGCTGGTCGTAGACGGCGTCTTCCTCGAAGGTCACATGCTGCAGCGAATAGAGCGTGTTGGGCGACTTGCGGCCCACCACCGTCGCGCTGCCCTTGTACAGCTTCAGCCGCACGGTGCCTGAGACCTTTTCCTGGCTCTCGTCGATCAGCGCCTGAAGCATGCGCCGCTCGGGGCTGAACCAGAAACCGTTATAGATCAGCTCGGCATAGCGCGGCATCATCTCGTCCTTCAGATGCGCCGCGCCGCGGTCGAGGGTGATGCTTTCGATGCCCCGGTGCGCCGCATACAGCACGGTGCCACCCGGTGTCTCGTAGATGCCGCGGCTCTTCATGCCGACGAAGCGATTCTCGACCAGGTCGAGACGGCCGATCCCGTTGGCGCCGCCCAGTTCGTTGAGCCGGGTCAGCAGGTCGGCAGGGCCCATCCGGACGCCGTCGATGGCGATCGGGTCACCCTTCTCGAAGTCGATTTCCACATAGGTCGGCTTGTCGGGCGCATCCTCGGGCGCGACGGTGCGCGAGAACACGAATTCCTCGGGCTCGGACCACGGGTCTTCGAGCGCCTTGCCCTCGGCCGAGATATGCAGCAGGTTCGCGTCGACCGAGAACGGCGCCTCGCCCCTCTTGTCCTTCGGGATCGGAATCTGGTTTTCCTCGGCGAACTTGATCAGCGTGGTCCGCGAGGTCAGATCCCATTCACGCCACGGCGCGATCACCTTGATGTCGGGCTGCAGCGCGTAATAGCCCAACTCGAAACGGACCTGGTCGTTGCCCTTGCCGGTGGCGCCGTGGCACACGGCATCGGCGCCCACTTCGCGGGCGATCTCGATCTGCCGTTTGGCGATCAGCGGTCGGGCGATGGAGGTGCCGAGCAGGTAGATACCCTCATAGGCGGCATTGGCGCGGAACATGGGGAACACATAGTCGCGCACGAATTCGTCGCGCAGATCCTCGATGTAGATCTGCTTCACGCCCAGCATTTCGGCCTTCTTGCGCGCCGGCTCCAGCTCGTCGCCCTGGCCCAGATCGGCGGTGAATGTGACCACCTCGCAATCATAGGTGGCCTGCAACCACTTCAGGATGACCGAGGTGTCCAGCCCGCCTGAATAGGCAAGCACGACCTTGTTGATTTTCTTGCTCATTAGCGTGTGTTCCCGGGGATCGGATTGGCGGCGGAGTATAGGGAAATGACGCCGACGGGCAAGGCGCGCTTTTTGCGCCCGCCAAGCGCCTGATTCTGATAGAAAACAAGCCTATGTGCGGATTGGCGGGCATGTTCGACGGCACGGGGACGCGGCCCATGGACCGGGGCCTCCTCCGGCGCATGACCGATACCCTTGTCCATCGCGGACCCGACGGGTCGGGACTGTTCGCCGAGCCGGGGATTGCGCTGGGCCACCGCAGGCTGTCGATCATCGATCTGGCCGGCGGCGCCCAGCCGATGACCGATCCGGAAACCGGCGTCACAGTCGTGTTCAATGGCGAGATCTACAATTTCCCCGCGCTGATGGACACCCTGGCCGGTCACGGCCACCGTTTCCGCACCCGGTGCGACACCGAGGTGATCCTGCATGGCTGGAAGCAATGGGGCGCCGAGTGCCTGTCTCATCTCGACGGCATGTTCGCCTTCGCCCTCTGGGACCCGCGCGAGAGCACCCTGTTCCTTGCCCGCGACCGGCTGGGCAAGAAACCGCTCTATTACGCCATCCTGCCCGGCGGCCTGTGCCTGTTCGGCTCCGAACTGAAGGCGCTGGCCTGCCATCCGGACCTGCCGCGCGACATCGACACCGAGGCCGTCGCCGACTTCTTCGCCTATGGCTACGTGCCCGACCCGAAAAGCATCTACCGGGCGGCGCGCAAGCTGGCGCCGGGACATTGCCTGCGCTGGCGGCGCGGCGGCGAGCCGCAGCTGCGCCAGTGGTGGGACCTGCAGCTGGCGCCGACCGCAGGCGATCCGGCCGACGTGGCAGCCCAACTGGAAATCGCCACCCGGCGGCGGCTGATCGCCGACGTGCCGCTGGGTGCGTTCCTGTCGGGCGGTGTGGATTCCAGCGCCATTGTCGCCCAGATGGCGCTGGGCATGGAGACGCCGGTAAAGACATTCTCCATCGGCTTCGGCGACAGGGCCTATGACGAATCGGCCTATGCCGGCGTCATCGCCAGCCGGTACGGCACCGATCACACGGCGCGGCAGGTGGACCCCGATTCGTTCGGACTGATCGATCGGCTGGCGGGGATTTATGATGAGCCGTTCGGCGACAGCTCGGCCATTCCCACGTTCCAGGTCTGCGCGCTGGCGCGTGAGAAGGTGAGCGTCGCCCTGTCCGGCGACGGCGGCGACGAGGTGTTCGGCGGCTACCGGCGCTATCTGTGGCATGAGCGCGAGGCACGGGTGCGCCGGCTGCTGTCGCCCGGCTTTCGCCGCGTGCTGTTCGGCACGCTGGGCAAGATCTACCCCAGGGCCGACTGGGCGCCGCGGATGCTGCGCGCCAGGACCACGTTCCAGGAATTGGCCCTCGACGACGTCGACGCGTACTTCCTCAGCGTCTCGGCGACCACCGAGCGGCAGCGACGCAACCTGCTGAGCCTCGATGTGCGCGGCCAGCTGCACCGCTCGGATTACCATCCCATCGAGGTGCTGCGCGATCACTGGCGCAAGGCCGATGGCGCCGACCCGCTGAAGCAGGCGCAATACGCCGACATCAAGACCTGGCTGCCCGGCGACATCCTGGTGAAGGTGGACCGGGCCAGCATGGCCAACAGCCTGGAAGTGCGCGCACCCTTCCTCGACCACCGCCTGCTGGAATGGGGCGTCAACCTGCCGGCTTCGGTGAAAATCGCCGGGGGCGAGAAGAAGGCCATCCTGAAGCAGGCGATGGATCCGTTCGTGCCGGCCGACATTCTCTACCGGCCCAAGCAGGGCTTCTCCGTGCCCATCGGCCCGTGGTTCCGCGGGCCGCTCAGGGACATGGTGCGCGAGGCGCTGACCGGCAGCCTGCTCAGCGAGTCGGGGTTTGTCGATGCGCAGGCGGTCGAGATGCTGCTGAACCAGCATCAGGGCGGCTACCGCGACAATTCGAGGATTCTCTGGCTGCTGCTGATGTTCCAGGGGTTCCTGCGGCACGATGCCGCGAGCCGGCCATGAACATCCTCAGTTTTACCACGCTCTATCCCAACGCGGCCCAGCCGGTGCTGGGCATATTCGTGGAGAACCGGCTGCGGCGTCTGACCGAGAGCGGCCGGGTCAACCTGACCGTGGTCGCGCCGGTGCCCTGGTTCCCGTTCACCGCGAAGGCGTTCGGTACCTATGCGGCCTATGCCAGCGTGCCCGCGCACGAAGTGCGCCACGGCATCGAAATCTTCCACCCACGCTACAAGGTGATTCCCAAGGTCGGCATGAATATCGCGCCGGCGCTGCTCTATCGCGGCGCGCGCACGATCGTACGGAAACTGGCCCGCGAGCGCGGCGCCCAGCTGATCGATGCCCATTACTTCTATCCCGACGGCGTGGCGGCCGCGAAGCTGGCCGGCGAACTGGACCTGCCGCTTGCCATCACCGCGCGCGGCACCGATCTCAACCTGATCCCCCAATTCGATATACCGCGGCTGCAGATCGAGCAGGCGGCACGGGCGGCGAATGCGATCATCACCGTTTGCGATGCGCTGCAGCAGCCGCTGCTCGACATGGGCATCGATGCCGGCAAGATCACCACCCTGCGCAACGGCGTCGATCTGGCGCTGTTCCGCCCGCTCGACCGCATGGCCGCCCGTAACCGCTGGGGCGCCGACGGCCGCACCATCGTCTCGGTCGGCGGCCTTATCGAGCGCAAAGGACACCATCTGGCCATCGAGGCGATGAAGTCGGTGTCCGACGCCTCGCTGCTGATCGCCGGCGGCGGCGAGGAAAGGCCGGCGCTGGAGCGGCAGATCACCGAGCTGGGCCTGACCGGGCGGGTGCGGCTGCTGGGCCAGGTGCCCCATGACAGCCTGCCATCGCTCTACAGCGCGGCCGACGCGCTGGTGCTGGCGTCGAGCCGGGAAGGCTGGGCCAATGTGCTGCTTGAGGCCATGGCCTGCGGCACGCCCGTGGTCGCGACCGACGTCTGGGGCACCGGCGAGGTGGTCGCCGCGCCCGAGGCCGGGGTGCTGGTGAAGGACAGGTCGGCGGCCGGTATCGCGGCTGGCCTGAAGGCGCTGTTCGACCATCCGCCGGAGCGGACAGCGACGCGCGCCTACGCCGAAGGCTTCAGCTGGGACGCGACGACGCAGGGGCAACTGCGGCTGTTCGAGAGCCTCCTACCTTGAATTCCCGTGATTTTGCGAGCAACGCGAAGCAATCCAGCCGTGCCGTTGACGGCTGTGCGACGGCCTGGCTGGATTGCTTCGCTACGCTCGCAGAAGCACCAAAGATTTACCGGTACAGATAATCCCGGGTCAGCGGCACCGAATCAGCCTGCTTGCCCAGCTGCATCTGGAACACCACCAGCCCGCCATAGTCGAAACTGCCGACGCAGCCGGCCAGGAACAGCTCGAACATCCGGCAGAAGCGCTCGTCATAGAGCGCCCTGATCCGGTCGCGATTCTGCTGGAAACGGCGGTACCAGGCTTCGGTGGTGCGGCCGTAATGC from Emcibacter sp. SYSU 3D8 harbors:
- a CDS encoding glycosyltransferase family 4 protein, encoding MNILSFTTLYPNAAQPVLGIFVENRLRRLTESGRVNLTVVAPVPWFPFTAKAFGTYAAYASVPAHEVRHGIEIFHPRYKVIPKVGMNIAPALLYRGARTIVRKLARERGAQLIDAHYFYPDGVAAAKLAGELDLPLAITARGTDLNLIPQFDIPRLQIEQAARAANAIITVCDALQQPLLDMGIDAGKITTLRNGVDLALFRPLDRMAARNRWGADGRTIVSVGGLIERKGHHLAIEAMKSVSDASLLIAGGGEERPALERQITELGLTGRVRLLGQVPHDSLPSLYSAADALVLASSREGWANVLLEAMACGTPVVATDVWGTGEVVAAPEAGVLVKDRSAAGIAAGLKALFDHPPERTATRAYAEGFSWDATTQGQLRLFESLLP